TAGTCAGGCGCAATTACGCTTTTATTGCGGCTATATGCTATATTTCGCGCTTACTCTTTCCAGGGTTTTCTGGGACGGTATAGCAAGCTGACACCTAGCCTGCACGGACGCCGACACTGAGCAAAAACACAAAAACACGTACAGTGCTTTTTGCTTACTCCGCTAGCTTACTAGCATACGTAAAACGCCTTTCAGCTAAAATACACGTGTCCACAGAGCGGACCACACCGGAACCAGCCCAAACCCCTAGCACCCAACTATCGATTGTACGGAAATACCTTTATGCCGCATACCGAGCGCCCATTATTGGGTACCGAATCTTTACAAGATTTATCCTACTCAAGTGAATTCATTCACCGCCACATAGGCCCCGATACGGCTCAGTCTGTTGGTATGCTCAAACTTCTGGGGCTTAACAGCCTAGATGCATTAATTGATCAAACGGTACCCGAAGCCATTCGCGCCGAAACCACCACCCAGCTTTCGGCGCCGGTTTCAGAACAACAGGCCCTGGCAGAGCTGAAAACAATAGCCAGCCAGAACCAGCTCTTTAAAAACTATATTGGCCTCGGTTATCACAGTACGTATGTGCCCACCGTCATTCAGCGCAACGTATTGGAAAACCCCGGCTGGTACACGGCCTACACGCCCTACCAACCCGAAATTGCCCAGGGGCGCCTGGAAGGCCTACTGAACTTCCAACAAATGATTACCGAACTAACCGGTATGGAACTCGCCAACGCCTCCATGCTCGATGAAGCAACAGCCGCTGCCGAAGCCATGGCAATGGCCAAGCGTGTGGCACGCAAGAATAAATCGGACACCTTTTTTGTAGACCAAAACTGCCTGCCACAAACGCTAGCGGTATTACGCACACGTGCAGAACATTTCGGCTTCGATATTATTGTCGGCAACCCCAATACCGACCTAGAAAATCACAATTATTTCGGCGCGTTGCTGCAAAACCCCGGTGCCGACGGCGCCCTACTAGAGCTTCAACCGCTCATCGACGCTATCCACCAAAAAGATGCGCTGGCCATTATTGCCGCCGACATTATGAGCCTGGTATTGCTGGACCCACCCGGAAAAAAAGGTGCCGATATTGTTATAGGTTGCAATCAGCGTTTTGGTATTCCCATGGGCTTTGGCGGCCCACACGCGGCCTTTTTTGCGTTTAAAGAAAAGCACAAACGCTCAACGCCCGGACGTATCATTGGTGTATCCGTTGATACCCGAGGCAAGCAAGCACTGCGCATGGCTATGCAAACCCGTGAGCAACATATTCGCCGAGAGAAAGCCAACTCCAACATATGCACGTCGCAGGTTTTACTGGCCGTTATGAGCGCGTTCTATGCTATGTACCACGGCGGCGACGGCATACAACGTATCGCCAAACGCATTCACCTACTCACCAAAATACTGGCCCAAGGGCTTACCAGCCTTAATTTTAAAATTCGCCACCAGCACTTCTTCGACACCCTGTGTGTTGAAGTAGGGGACCAACAAAAAGCGCTGTATACCCGCGCCCTAAGCGCCCAGGTTAATTTACGCAAAGTGGGTAAAAATGCATTGGGCATTAGCCTAAGTGAATGCACAACCGCCGCCGACATACAGCAATTACTGGAAATTTTTGCCGGAGATGAATCGCCCTTAGATTTCCCCAACCTGGAAAAAAAGGCGCACGCCGCAAACGCCATTCCCACAGAACAATTACGCACACAAAAAGCGCTGCAACATACAATATTCAGCCAATATCAATCTGAAACCGACATGCTGCGCTATTTAAAACGGCTAGAGGCAAAAGACATTGCCCTTAACCATGCCATGATTCCGCTTGGCTCGTGCACCATGAAGCTAAATGCCACCTCAGAAATGATACCGGTAACCTGGCCCGAATTTGGGCAAATGCACCCCTTCGCTCCCATCGACCAAGCGCAGGGCTACACGCAGCTTTTTGAACAGCTGCAAAATATGCTGAAAATTTGCACCGGCTACGACGCCATAAGCCTTCAACCCAATGCCGGTTCGCAGGGAGAATATGCAGGCTTAGTCGCCATTAAAAAATACTTTGAAGCCAAGGGCGAACAACAGCGAAATATTTGCCTTATTCCCCAATCGGCACACGGTACCAACCCCGCCTCCGCACAAATGGCCTCGTTAAAAGTAGTTGTAACCCAATGCGACGAACAGGGTAATGTAGATGTAGACGATGTAAAAACCAAAATCGAACAACACGGCGATAGCATTGCCGCGATTATGATTACCTACCCCTCAACCCATGGCGTATTTGAAGAAAACATTAAAGAAATCTGCAGCTTAATTCATGCGGTGGGTGGCCAAGTGTATATCGACGGAGCCAACATGAACGCACTCGTTGGCTTGGCTGCGCCAGGGGAATTTGGTGGTGATGTGTCCCACCTTAATTTACACAAAACATTTTGTATTCCGCACGGCGGCGGCGGCCCCGGTATGGGCCCTATCGGCGTTAAGGCGCACCTCGCACCTTACCTTGCCTCTCACCCCCTACAAGACATTGCAGGCACTAACCGCGAAAACGGCACCATTTCCGCTGCGCCCTGGGGCTCGGCCAGCATATTACCCATTAGCTGGATGTACATTCGTATGATGGGCGGTACCGGTGTACGTGAAGCAACGCGCTACGCCATTCTCAACGCTAACTATATTGCCAAGCGGTTAGCTAACCACTACCCCATTTTATACACCGGTAAAAACGGCTTCGTTGCCCACGAATGCCTTTTGGATTTACGCCCCCTAAAAGATGCCAGTGGCATTACCGAAGAAGACATTGCCAAGCGCCTGATGGACTTTGGCTTTCACGCCCCTACCATGTCTTTCCCGGTAAGCGGCACCTTAATGATAGAACCGACCGAATCGGAGAGTAAGCCCGAACTCGACCGCTTCTGCGACGCCATGATCTGTATTCGCGAAGAAGCCGAAAAAGTGCAGTCGGGTGAATTGCCAAGAGAAAACAACCCGCTGTGCAACGCACCCCACACCCTAGACGACATACTAGATGAAAACTGGCAACACCCCTACAGCCGAGAACAAGCCTCGCGCCCACTATCCTATTTAAAAAGTAATAAAGTATGGCCCACGGTTAACCGCATCGATAACGTTTTCGGTGACCGTAACTTGATCTGTAGCTGCCCGTCTATTGAAAGCTATGAAGAGGGGAGTGACGACTGATAATGGTTATTCTGGTGGGGAACCGGTCTAATCTAGTGGGGAACTGACAAATCTAGTTGGGGAGCCGCACCTCAAACCTGTAAATGACAAACTATTGGTCATTAGAAAGTTTTTGTGTGCGCTGCCTGTACGCGAACAGCTCAACACTCACCGAACAAGCCCCAACAAAAGCATGAATCTGGCTAGCTTTTGCTGAAGCAATATTCAACGGCTTCTTAGAGAGGTTTACTTCAGCCGATTTCATCGCAGTGTGGCCACTTTACTTCGGCTCACGGATAAACCCGTTGTATACTTTTTCTAACGCGCTCAAAGCACTCATGCAGTTTCTGCTCAAACTCACCGTCACAAACTTGCTTCGATTGCCTGTGTCTCCAACTTCATTCGCTATGAAAACTTTTTGCACTGGGGTAGGTGGTTTTGTTCATGTCTGTTAATTCGTGACTAATGGCTAAATGCCGAATGTAGGGCCGGACCCGAATGGCACGAAAAGTCACTTAGTGTACTTAAACGCTTGTTCTTTTTTACGCACAGATCCTGGCGATACCCCCATTGTGCGTTTAAACGCGCGAGAAAAAGCCGCCTCAGATTGATAACCCAGTTGACCCGCCAATTCACCGAGGCTAATCGCGCCTTCTTGCAGCCGGCTACGTGCAATGAGCATTCGCCAGCGCGTTAAATATTGTATTACGGGTTCGCCGACGAAAGCGGTGAATCTGGCAGCCAGCCCGGAGCGGGACAAGCCGACATCTTTGGCGAGGTTTGCAATGGTCCAATTTTTTTCGGGCTGACGATGAATCGCGGCTAGCGCACGACCCACCTGTTTATCTTTGAGTGCAGCTAGCCAGCCTTTGCTAGCTTCGGGTGCGGTATCGATCCAAGTACGAATTGCCTGAATTACGAGAATATCCGCTAGGTTGGACATTATGGTTTGCCCACCCGGTTTTTGATCATGTGCCTCTCGGGCGATAAAGCGCAGGGTCTGTTGAAGCCAGTTATCGATCTCGTTATCCCAGCTGTCAATATGAAGCACTTCGGGCAATTGAGTAATCAGTTGTTGGCCGGATACGTGATCAAAGCTCATTACACAGCAGGTTAATTTTGTTTTCGTGCCGCCACCACCGTATTCCAACACTTCATATCGTTCGCTAATTTGCTGTACGGGTAAATCAAAAAAACTCTTCACTTCGGAACCGAGCTCATCCATTAAGCGGTGTCCAAGGCCGTGGGGCACCAAGGCCAAACTACCCTGTCGCATTAAAATGGGCTCGCGGTCCCCCAACTGCAACCAACATTGCCCTTGCGTGATGATGTGGAACATCATCATTCCCGGCAGCACGGGCATTTCCATACCCCAAGGGGCACTCAAATCTGAGAGAGCATAAAGGCTGCCATTTAGCCGCAATTGGTAAAGGGTTTCACCAAGCGGGTCGGAAAAACGGGGAAATTCTCTCTGATATTTCTTCATCGTGCGATTTTGTCACCTTATTTTCTAATAACCCAATAAATATGGACGATATGCAATTATAAATGGATTTTTAGGCATTAATAATCCAACCCTATGCCTTCATAGTACACCCCTACACACAATAAGTACCCCTAAACAGCAATGAGAGGAAAAGACTATGAAAGAGAAACCCATATTAATCATTGGCAACACCGGTAAAACGGGCGTGCGTATTCAGCAGCGCTTAGAAAAACTAGGTTACCCAACACGGGGCGCGTCGCGTTCTAGCACGCCTCGCTTTGATTGGAATGAACCGGCGACATGGCAGGGTGTTTTGTCTGGAGTGTCCCGTGCCTACGTTTCATTCCATCCTGATTTAGCTATTCCTGCTGCGGAAAAAATTATTTATGGATTTGTAACAGCAGCCAGAGACGCTGGCGTAGAGCATCTGGTGCTACTTTCCGGTCGTGGCGAGGAGGGCGCTATTCGAGCGGAAAACGTGGTTAAAGCAAGCGGCTTGAGCTGGAATATTGTGCGTGCTAGTTGGTTTGCGCAAAATTTTAGTGAAGGTTTTATGTTAGAGGGCATTCTCAATGGTGAATTGGTGTTACCGGAGTGCCGTGTACGCGAGCCTTTTATTGATGTCGATGACATAGCCGACGTCGCCGTTGCCGCGCTGACGAAAACGAATTTGCGCAATAAATTGTTTGAAGTTACCGGCCCGCGGTCTATAACTTTCGAAGAATGTATTCTCGCTATTAACGCAGCCGTTAGTTCAATTGATTGCCGAACGATTCAATACATACCTGTGCCAATCGAAGACTATATCGACGCGTTGAAATCGCAAGGCTTTCCTGAAGACTTTCAATGGTTAGTGCGCGAGCTATTTACAGTGGTGTTTGATGGCAGAAACACGCCGGTAGTGAATGGTGTGGAAGAAGCATTGGGTCGACCCGCTACAGACTTTAATGACTATGTAAAAAAAGCTTTGGCGGCGGGTGCTTGGGCACCACAGGTACAAGTAAGTAACGCTTAGTTGGTATCTTTAATTTCTTATCTTAGAGCCTTAATAAACCAAGCCTATTGTTCTAGCGATGTAAGGAATTAAC
The Teredinibacter franksiae DNA segment above includes these coding regions:
- the gcvP gene encoding aminomethyl-transferring glycine dehydrogenase translates to MPHTERPLLGTESLQDLSYSSEFIHRHIGPDTAQSVGMLKLLGLNSLDALIDQTVPEAIRAETTTQLSAPVSEQQALAELKTIASQNQLFKNYIGLGYHSTYVPTVIQRNVLENPGWYTAYTPYQPEIAQGRLEGLLNFQQMITELTGMELANASMLDEATAAAEAMAMAKRVARKNKSDTFFVDQNCLPQTLAVLRTRAEHFGFDIIVGNPNTDLENHNYFGALLQNPGADGALLELQPLIDAIHQKDALAIIAADIMSLVLLDPPGKKGADIVIGCNQRFGIPMGFGGPHAAFFAFKEKHKRSTPGRIIGVSVDTRGKQALRMAMQTREQHIRREKANSNICTSQVLLAVMSAFYAMYHGGDGIQRIAKRIHLLTKILAQGLTSLNFKIRHQHFFDTLCVEVGDQQKALYTRALSAQVNLRKVGKNALGISLSECTTAADIQQLLEIFAGDESPLDFPNLEKKAHAANAIPTEQLRTQKALQHTIFSQYQSETDMLRYLKRLEAKDIALNHAMIPLGSCTMKLNATSEMIPVTWPEFGQMHPFAPIDQAQGYTQLFEQLQNMLKICTGYDAISLQPNAGSQGEYAGLVAIKKYFEAKGEQQRNICLIPQSAHGTNPASAQMASLKVVVTQCDEQGNVDVDDVKTKIEQHGDSIAAIMITYPSTHGVFEENIKEICSLIHAVGGQVYIDGANMNALVGLAAPGEFGGDVSHLNLHKTFCIPHGGGGPGMGPIGVKAHLAPYLASHPLQDIAGTNRENGTISAAPWGSASILPISWMYIRMMGGTGVREATRYAILNANYIAKRLANHYPILYTGKNGFVAHECLLDLRPLKDASGITEEDIAKRLMDFGFHAPTMSFPVSGTLMIEPTESESKPELDRFCDAMICIREEAEKVQSGELPRENNPLCNAPHTLDDILDENWQHPYSREQASRPLSYLKSNKVWPTVNRIDNVFGDRNLICSCPSIESYEEGSDD
- a CDS encoding AraC family transcriptional regulator — protein: MKKYQREFPRFSDPLGETLYQLRLNGSLYALSDLSAPWGMEMPVLPGMMMFHIITQGQCWLQLGDREPILMRQGSLALVPHGLGHRLMDELGSEVKSFFDLPVQQISERYEVLEYGGGGTKTKLTCCVMSFDHVSGQQLITQLPEVLHIDSWDNEIDNWLQQTLRFIAREAHDQKPGGQTIMSNLADILVIQAIRTWIDTAPEASKGWLAALKDKQVGRALAAIHRQPEKNWTIANLAKDVGLSRSGLAARFTAFVGEPVIQYLTRWRMLIARSRLQEGAISLGELAGQLGYQSEAAFSRAFKRTMGVSPGSVRKKEQAFKYTK
- a CDS encoding NmrA family transcriptional regulator; translated protein: MKEKPILIIGNTGKTGVRIQQRLEKLGYPTRGASRSSTPRFDWNEPATWQGVLSGVSRAYVSFHPDLAIPAAEKIIYGFVTAARDAGVEHLVLLSGRGEEGAIRAENVVKASGLSWNIVRASWFAQNFSEGFMLEGILNGELVLPECRVREPFIDVDDIADVAVAALTKTNLRNKLFEVTGPRSITFEECILAINAAVSSIDCRTIQYIPVPIEDYIDALKSQGFPEDFQWLVRELFTVVFDGRNTPVVNGVEEALGRPATDFNDYVKKALAAGAWAPQVQVSNA